Proteins found in one Triticum urartu cultivar G1812 chromosome 4, Tu2.1, whole genome shotgun sequence genomic segment:
- the LOC125553513 gene encoding B3 domain-containing protein Os03g0622200-like — translation MQKMGKNCERCAEWQEHCYWSHMADENKHFFKLMAGDFAQSMSLPGRFAKNFNGRISEVINLKPHSGKSWSIEVAGDTDEVVLRSGWKEFVDDHGIGEGDRLLFRYSGASSFDVLMFDSAGCQKPPSPRPVKRRGCDDNDIAENSARAKGRRCGYHASNKAEERAPHPPSPAKGDGAGLEMTLYRGTGKSIARADVDMNHGEAAAKNRYYFCKNGPVSEFHLTEEDKEEISSIPVPVEPRNPVFVNVMHASHVRGTTRTSIVGVSSDFAGKYLGGIGREIVLRRAGGKGGWHVRYTSGDNCRGFCGRGWRDFARDNGLLAHDVCIFEFMEGARRPAANVHVLRRLHGRFVLVR, via the exons ATGCAGAAGATGGGCAAGAACTGCGAGCGGTGCGCGGAGTGGCAAGAGCATTGCTACTGGAGCCACATGGCTGATGAGAACAAGCACTTCTTCAAGCTCATGGCTGGGGACTTCGCCCAAAGCATG AGCTTACCTGGTAGGTTTGCAAAGAACTTCAACGGGCGCATCTCTGAGGTCATCAATCTGAAGCCCCATAGTGGCAAATCTTGGAGCATCGAAGTAGCCGGCGACACCGACGAAGTAGTCCTCCGGTCTGGGTGGAAGGAGTTTGTCGATGACCACGGCATCGGGGAAGGAGACCGCCTGCTCTTCAGATACAGTGGAGCGTCCTCCTTTGATGTCCTGATGTTCGACTCGGCCGGCTGCCAGAAACCACCGTCTCCTCGCCCCGTCAAACGTCGTGGCTGTGATGACAATGACATAGCAGAGAACTCTGCCAGAGCTAAAGGTCGCCGATGCGGCTACCACGCTTCCAACAAGGCTGAAGAACGCGCACCGCATCCGCCTTCACCGGCGAAAGGCGACGGTGCTGGCCTGGAGATGACACTCTACAGAGGCACCGGCAAGAGCATTGCCCGGGCAG ATGTTGATATGAATCATGGTGAGGCGGCTGCCAAGAATAGGTATTACTTCTGCAAGAATGGGCCCGTGAGCGAGTTCCATCTGACAGAGGAAGACAAGGAGGAGATATCAAGCATCCCTGTCCCGGTCGAGCCGAGGAACCCGGTGTTCGTGAATGTGATGCACGCGAGCCATGTCCGTGGCACCACCCGGACCAGCATTGTG GGCGTGTCCTCGGATTTTGCAGGTAAGTACCTGGGAGGGATCGGCAGAGAGATCGTTCTGCGGAGAGCCGGCGGGAAAGGGGGGTGGCACGTCCGCTACACAAGCGGAGACAACTGCCGGGGCTTCTGCGGACGCGGGTGGCGCGACTTCGCCCGCGACAATGGCCTCCTTGCACACGACGTCTGCATTTTTGAGTTCATGGAGGGTGCGCGGCGACCGGCGGCCAACGTTCACGTCCTGCGGAGGCTGCACGGCCGCTTCGTCCTGGTGCGCTGA